Proteins encoded by one window of Alkalinema sp. FACHB-956:
- a CDS encoding GH1 family beta-glucosidase, whose translation MTYQFPQQFQWGVATSAYQIEGAVEEEGRRPSVWDRFSQHWCHIKDRSSGAIACDHYHRYTEDVGLIRQLGAKHYRFSTAWSRIVPEGRGAVNAQGLAFYDRLVDCLLEQGIEPVITLFHWDSPQALEDRYGSWRSREMAQDFADYAAIVVRALGDRVTRWITLNEISCFTHLGYAVGKRPEHAPGTRVSTWKEVWQTSHHALLAHGLGCQAIRAASPQPCQVALVDNPGVTVPIVETETHIRAAQRALPDNFYTGGILYPALTGNYHPEFLVGLGNNAPDIQPSDLEIIHQPIDFLGLNIYTGAYVRAADNAKGYEFVAIPKGYPKLHMPWLQVVPESLYWGVRHIRDTLQRPDLPIWITESGCAADDTLTPAGEVWDTDRIFYLRQSLKAVHRAIGEGYPVQGYFLWSLLDNFEWSWGYSRRFGITYVDYKTQARIPKASFDWYAACIAANQVL comes from the coding sequence ATGACCTATCAATTTCCGCAACAATTCCAATGGGGTGTAGCGACTTCGGCCTATCAAATTGAGGGGGCTGTGGAGGAGGAGGGGCGTAGGCCGAGTGTGTGGGACAGGTTCAGTCAGCACTGGTGCCATATCAAGGATCGTAGTTCAGGGGCGATCGCTTGTGATCACTACCATCGCTATACGGAAGATGTTGGGTTAATTCGGCAATTGGGTGCGAAGCACTATCGCTTCAGTACGGCGTGGAGTCGGATTGTGCCGGAGGGGAGGGGTGCGGTGAATGCCCAGGGGTTGGCATTTTACGATCGCTTAGTAGATTGTCTCTTGGAACAGGGGATTGAACCCGTCATTACGCTATTCCATTGGGACAGTCCCCAGGCGTTGGAGGATCGCTATGGCTCTTGGCGCAGTCGGGAGATGGCGCAGGATTTTGCGGACTATGCCGCGATCGTGGTGCGTGCCTTGGGCGATCGGGTGACGCGCTGGATAACGCTGAATGAAATTTCCTGTTTTACGCATCTGGGCTATGCCGTGGGAAAGCGGCCAGAGCACGCACCGGGGACGCGGGTCAGTACTTGGAAGGAGGTGTGGCAAACGTCGCACCATGCGTTGTTGGCCCATGGGCTGGGCTGTCAGGCGATTCGGGCGGCCTCGCCCCAACCCTGTCAGGTGGCGCTGGTGGATAATCCTGGGGTGACGGTCCCGATCGTGGAAACAGAAACGCATATTCGTGCGGCACAGCGGGCATTACCGGATAATTTTTATACGGGGGGGATTCTCTATCCAGCGTTGACGGGGAATTATCATCCAGAATTTCTAGTGGGATTGGGGAATAATGCTCCAGATATTCAGCCCAGTGATTTAGAAATCATTCATCAACCGATCGACTTTCTGGGATTGAATATTTATACGGGAGCGTATGTACGGGCAGCAGACAATGCAAAAGGCTATGAGTTTGTAGCGATTCCAAAGGGATATCCTAAATTGCATATGCCATGGTTGCAGGTGGTGCCGGAAAGTTTGTATTGGGGTGTTCGTCATATTCGGGACACGTTGCAGCGGCCTGATTTGCCAATTTGGATTACGGAAAGTGGTTGTGCGGCGGATGATACGTTGACGCCTGCGGGTGAGGTGTGGGATACCGATCGGATTTTTTATTTGCGGCAGTCGTTGAAGGCGGTGCATCGGGCGATCGGGGAGGGGTATCCGGTACAGGGCTATTTTCTGTGGAGTTTGTTGGATAATTTTGAGTGGTCGTGGGGGTATTCCCGGCGGTTTGGGATTACCTATGTGGATTACAAGACCCAAGCGCGGATTCCGAAGGCGAGTTTTGATTGGTATGCGGCTTGTATCGCAGCGAATCAGGTGTTGTGA
- a CDS encoding CU044_2847 family protein encodes MAFAESGRDTVPVQLPNGAIVKVEVASTGREDVAFDVKQFQPVADAIEGVVQMIAEPIRKVKPKKATVKFGMELAIESGQLTAVIVKGSGKGNLEITLEWEAGSQEGK; translated from the coding sequence ATGGCTTTTGCAGAGTCTGGTCGTGATACTGTTCCAGTGCAGCTTCCCAATGGTGCGATCGTTAAAGTGGAGGTAGCCAGTACGGGGCGAGAAGATGTTGCTTTTGATGTCAAGCAGTTTCAGCCCGTAGCCGATGCGATCGAAGGGGTGGTGCAGATGATTGCTGAGCCAATTCGGAAGGTGAAGCCCAAGAAGGCGACGGTCAAGTTTGGCATGGAGCTAGCGATTGAGTCAGGTCAACTGACAGCGGTGATTGTTAAAGGTTCCGGCAAAGGCAATTTAGAGATTACACTGGAGTGGGAGGCTGGATCCCAAGAGGGGAAATAG
- a CDS encoding iron uptake porin, with protein sequence MESLPAIAQPHQTRTEQIMAETSLEPIDHPVEPFLLVSQLSDVRSTDWAYQALQSLVERHGVIVGYPNGTFRGSRSMPRYEFAAGMNAAFDRMNADMQEEFAKYATQEELEVVRKMQEEFARELAAVKSGQFGSDERLIQTIGRSFSLTSKLNGEAIFQTSFVGGQKRADDNDRGLDRQLTLSQRSKLEITTSFTGKDLLTTSLKASNLPNLARASGTDMMRLGVQGDSNNQLEADEISYRFRIGKPMTARLIAAGGSLTDFAQPLNPFLDDTGDGAISRFAQRNPILRQGNGAGAGLSYKFSDQVRLGIGYIGDDLNDPRVGFRNAGYGAIAQLTVSPSDSFDIGFAYVRSYNTLRTGTGSRRANDPFAGRSNAIVGNSFGVQTALAMSPSVHLSGWLGWTQAYASDLNNDPKADIFNWAVTLAFPDVGGTGNLLGFAIGQPPKVTSNEFSHRGQANTDRDTSLHFEGFYRWRVNDNLALTAGLLIVTNPEHDQGNSTLYSGVLRSTFSF encoded by the coding sequence ATGGAGAGTTTGCCTGCGATCGCGCAGCCGCACCAAACCCGCACTGAACAAATCATGGCGGAAACCTCCCTTGAACCAATCGATCACCCCGTCGAACCGTTTCTACTGGTTTCGCAACTGAGCGATGTGCGCTCCACGGACTGGGCTTACCAAGCATTGCAATCTCTTGTCGAAAGACATGGCGTGATCGTTGGCTATCCGAATGGGACATTTCGGGGTAGTCGATCGATGCCTCGTTATGAATTTGCGGCGGGAATGAATGCGGCGTTCGATCGAATGAATGCCGATATGCAGGAGGAATTCGCCAAATATGCGACTCAAGAAGAACTCGAAGTCGTTCGCAAAATGCAGGAGGAATTTGCGCGGGAATTGGCAGCCGTTAAATCTGGACAATTCGGTTCGGACGAACGCTTAATCCAGACAATTGGCCGATCGTTTTCCCTCACTAGCAAACTCAACGGCGAAGCCATTTTCCAAACAAGTTTCGTTGGGGGTCAAAAACGGGCAGATGATAACGATCGGGGGCTCGATCGACAACTCACCCTTTCCCAGCGCAGCAAGCTGGAAATCACCACCAGCTTCACAGGCAAAGACTTACTCACCACTAGCCTCAAAGCCTCAAATCTCCCAAATCTTGCGCGGGCCAGCGGTACCGACATGATGCGTTTGGGTGTACAAGGTGATAGTAACAATCAATTAGAAGCGGATGAAATTAGTTATCGCTTCCGCATTGGTAAACCCATGACTGCTCGGTTGATTGCCGCCGGTGGTAGTCTGACCGATTTCGCCCAACCCCTGAATCCATTTTTAGATGATACGGGCGATGGGGCAATTTCTCGCTTTGCCCAGCGCAATCCAATTTTGCGTCAAGGTAATGGTGCGGGTGCGGGATTGAGCTATAAATTCAGCGATCAAGTTCGTTTAGGGATTGGGTATATTGGTGATGATTTAAATGATCCCAGGGTTGGATTCCGTAATGCGGGCTACGGCGCGATCGCTCAACTCACCGTTTCCCCCAGCGATAGCTTTGATATTGGCTTTGCCTACGTCCGTTCTTACAACACTCTCCGCACAGGCACAGGCAGCCGTCGCGCTAACGATCCCTTTGCAGGACGCAGCAATGCGATCGTCGGCAATTCCTTTGGGGTTCAAACCGCCCTCGCCATGAGTCCATCTGTGCATCTTTCCGGCTGGCTGGGCTGGACACAAGCCTATGCCAGTGATTTGAATAACGATCCAAAAGCGGACATTTTCAATTGGGCAGTTACGCTGGCCTTTCCCGATGTTGGCGGCACAGGTAATTTATTGGGGTTTGCGATCGGTCAACCGCCAAAAGTTACGAGTAATGAGTTCTCCCATCGTGGGCAGGCAAATACCGATCGCGATACCTCGCTTCACTTTGAAGGCTTTTATCGTTGGCGGGTGAATGACAATTTGGCGTTGACTGCCGGTCTCTTGATCGTGACCAATCCTGAGCACGATCAAGGGAATTCGACTTTATATTCAGGCGTTTTGCGATCGACGTTCAGCTTCTAG
- a CDS encoding HEAT repeat domain-containing protein gives MIQNPAHQQLGLDTLCTNLQDPIPAIRAKAAEALGQIGHPAIVPQLIATLHNTEPLVRQNAAIALEKLGYHCPNSPP, from the coding sequence ATGATTCAAAATCCCGCTCATCAACAACTAGGGCTGGATACCCTCTGCACTAACTTGCAAGATCCCATTCCTGCCATCCGCGCCAAAGCCGCTGAAGCTTTAGGGCAAATTGGGCATCCTGCGATCGTTCCACAGCTGATTGCCACTCTCCACAACACCGAACCCCTCGTCCGCCAAAACGCCGCGATCGCCCTTGAAAAACTAGGGTACCATTGCCCAAACTCACCCCCTTAA
- a CDS encoding HEAT repeat domain-containing protein: MSQLEDLLQQCTVKLSIPGQLGWGTGFFVAPGWILTCAHVVQRSPEQVQVGWQGITLEAVVERSWPDPYDLALLRVAFSVDCNPPCVYLDGDVQSRDPLYLFGYPDEGDRQGEPRTFNCDGITGGEIPAILFNLGQVRPGMSGAPLLNQRTGKVCGMVKFTRDRSSDLGGGAILTREILNQLPELRKLQREFHAKDRRWVINPQTGIEFQRYREAVIRYYSQQRHLYTPTDALLPLEARSVERQTQNDGQERPVEKTVEPPLPVLVGLRQYALGEQPQHVLLAGRPGSGKSTTLRQLVVTLAEEGQVPVLVQLKGDRAVPELIQAEFRRMKQRVTAEQVDEWLLNERLVLLLDGINEIPTDELRRSLAQFRENNLTVPMIFTTRDLSLGGDLGIDKRLEMKPLSEPQMREFVGKYLPAQGERLLSQLRDRLREIAETPLLLKMLCDVFDPETNQIPKNRGELFQWFDRDYKRIKKEIEYVPVSENFWEFKSEILQYLAFYMIQGEVQTADLQPPLEPWLTIPKSHNERILETWLHQRGVLDAPTKAKLWLKDLYNYHLLQDAAKPEEIEFHHQLFQEYYAAEYLLRQLPTLTDEQLKQDYLNYLKWTEPIALMLALEGNEAQALRVVKIALDVDWTLGARLAGEVKSEFQVQTIKFVEGLQAPTWLKFQLLGDARSVHTIPRLLKLLEHADSYVQWIAAKAIGQITSESAIPGLLKLLEHDDSSARKIAANELGNISSKEAIPGLLKLLEHDDSSVRQSAARALGKIGSEASIPSLLKLVADTNSSVRWTVAEALGEINSEEAIPSLVKLLQHNKLYIRQSAAKALGKIGSKIAIPDLLKLLEYNDYYVRCSVVDALIQISSDRAIPGLLKLLEYGCPSLHWSVVEALVQIGSEAAIPELLKLLQHDNSSVRESAVTVLGRIGSETVIPDLRYLAKDPNSFVRKSIACALGEIGSETAIPDLRYLAKDPDSFVREIAVYALSEIDSEIAIPDLRYLAKDSDLSVRQAAIYALGKLGGNAAVPDLLKLLEDTNSSVLWRVAQSLGKIGSKAAIPSLLKLLGNTNSSAHWSIVEALGQIGSETAIPGLLKLLEKEKDSSVRGNVVKALGQIGSETAIPGLLKLLEKEKDSSVRGNVVKALGQIGSETAIPGLLKLLEEEKKSSVRGNVAAVLGQLAKEQVDVLSPYLPHLLNLISTHSGQAAQHIILAIQKYCKYYNYEIFQAHLAAQKGEPSYNSGSHPITYNIGQIGNLNTGNVTIHGDQLGESHR, from the coding sequence ATGAGTCAGCTTGAGGATCTGCTCCAGCAATGTACGGTCAAACTGTCTATCCCTGGGCAATTGGGTTGGGGAACGGGTTTTTTTGTGGCTCCGGGGTGGATTCTGACCTGTGCGCATGTGGTGCAGCGATCGCCGGAACAAGTACAAGTTGGTTGGCAAGGAATAACGTTAGAAGCGGTGGTGGAGCGATCGTGGCCTGATCCTTACGATCTGGCGCTATTGCGAGTGGCTTTCTCCGTTGATTGCAATCCACCCTGTGTCTATTTGGATGGGGATGTTCAATCTCGCGATCCACTCTATTTGTTTGGCTATCCGGATGAGGGCGATCGTCAGGGGGAACCCCGCACATTTAACTGTGATGGCATTACTGGGGGCGAGATTCCGGCGATTTTGTTTAATCTGGGACAGGTGCGTCCAGGGATGAGTGGGGCACCGTTGCTGAACCAGCGGACGGGGAAGGTGTGCGGGATGGTGAAATTTACCCGCGATCGTTCTTCAGATTTGGGTGGTGGTGCAATTCTTACTCGTGAGATTTTGAACCAGTTACCTGAATTGCGCAAACTTCAGCGTGAATTTCATGCAAAAGATCGGCGATGGGTCATTAATCCACAAACTGGAATTGAATTTCAGCGCTACAGAGAGGCCGTAATCCGCTACTATTCCCAGCAGCGCCATTTGTATACGCCCACGGATGCGCTGTTGCCGTTGGAAGCACGATCGGTGGAGCGGCAAACCCAAAATGACGGCCAGGAACGGCCAGTAGAGAAAACCGTTGAGCCGCCGTTGCCCGTATTGGTGGGGCTGCGGCAGTATGCGCTGGGCGAACAGCCGCAGCATGTGCTGTTGGCAGGGCGACCAGGTTCTGGGAAGTCGACGACGTTGCGGCAATTGGTGGTGACTTTGGCAGAGGAAGGTCAGGTTCCGGTTTTGGTGCAGTTGAAGGGCGATCGCGCTGTACCTGAGTTGATCCAAGCGGAATTTCGGCGGATGAAGCAGCGGGTGACGGCTGAGCAAGTTGACGAGTGGTTATTGAACGAGCGCTTGGTCTTATTACTGGATGGGATAAATGAAATTCCCACGGACGAGCTACGGCGATCGCTTGCCCAGTTTCGGGAAAACAATTTGACCGTACCGATGATTTTTACGACGCGGGATTTGAGTTTGGGTGGTGACTTGGGAATTGACAAGCGGTTGGAGATGAAGCCGCTGTCGGAACCCCAGATGCGGGAGTTTGTCGGCAAGTACTTGCCAGCGCAGGGGGAACGGTTGCTGAGTCAGTTGCGCGATCGCCTAAGGGAAATCGCTGAAACGCCGCTCCTGTTAAAAATGCTCTGTGATGTATTTGATCCAGAGACTAACCAAATTCCTAAAAATCGAGGGGAATTATTTCAGTGGTTCGATCGAGATTACAAGCGCATTAAAAAAGAGATTGAATACGTCCCTGTCTCTGAGAATTTCTGGGAGTTCAAATCAGAGATTCTTCAGTATTTGGCGTTTTACATGATTCAAGGCGAGGTGCAAACCGCTGATCTCCAGCCACCCCTTGAACCCTGGCTCACCATTCCCAAAAGTCACAACGAAAGAATTTTGGAAACTTGGCTCCATCAGAGAGGAGTTCTTGATGCCCCGACGAAAGCGAAACTATGGCTGAAAGATTTGTATAACTATCATTTGCTACAGGATGCAGCTAAACCAGAAGAAATCGAGTTTCATCATCAGTTATTCCAGGAATATTACGCGGCAGAATATTTGCTACGACAATTGCCCACTCTGACTGATGAGCAACTTAAACAAGATTACCTCAACTATCTGAAATGGACAGAACCAATAGCGCTAATGCTAGCGTTAGAAGGCAACGAAGCCCAAGCTCTGCGTGTGGTGAAGATAGCGTTAGATGTGGATTGGACGCTGGGTGCAAGATTAGCAGGCGAAGTAAAGTCAGAGTTTCAGGTTCAAACTATCAAGTTTGTAGAGGGGTTGCAGGCACCTACTTGGTTAAAGTTTCAGCTTTTGGGAGACGCAAGATCAGTACATACCATTCCAAGATTGCTCAAACTGTTAGAACATGCTGATTCATATGTACAATGGATTGCAGCAAAGGCAATAGGCCAGATTACCTCTGAATCTGCCATTCCGGGTTTACTTAAACTGCTAGAACATGATGACTCATCTGCACGTAAGATTGCAGCAAATGAGTTAGGAAATATCAGCAGTAAAGAGGCCATTCCGGGTTTACTCAAACTGCTAGAACATGATGACTCATCTGTAAGGCAGAGTGCAGCGCGAGCGTTAGGTAAGATTGGTTCTGAAGCATCAATTCCAAGCTTACTAAAACTAGTTGCAGATACTAATTCATCTGTGCGTTGGACTGTTGCGGAAGCGTTAGGGGAGATTAATTCTGAAGAAGCCATTCCAAGTTTGGTAAAGCTACTACAACATAATAAATTATATATACGTCAGAGTGCAGCAAAAGCGTTGGGTAAGATTGGCAGTAAAATAGCGATTCCAGATTTACTCAAACTACTAGAATACAATGACTATTATGTACGTTGTAGTGTAGTAGACGCATTAATTCAGATTAGCTCTGACAGGGCTATTCCCGGATTGCTAAAATTACTAGAATATGGTTGCCCATCTTTACATTGGAGTGTAGTGGAAGCTTTAGTCCAGATTGGTTCTGAAGCAGCCATTCCGGAATTGCTTAAATTACTACAACATGACAACTCATCTGTGCGTGAGAGTGCAGTAACAGTATTAGGTAGGATTGGTAGTGAAACAGTGATTCCAGATTTACGTTATCTGGCTAAAGATCCTAATTCATTCGTACGTAAGAGTATAGCATGTGCGTTAGGGGAAATTGGTAGTGAAACAGCGATTCCAGATTTACGTTATCTGGCTAAAGATCCTGACTCATTCGTACGTGAGATTGCAGTATATGCCCTAAGTGAGATTGATAGTGAAATAGCGATTCCAGATTTACGTTATCTGGCCAAAGATTCTGACTTATCCGTACGTCAAGCTGCAATATATGCCTTAGGTAAGCTTGGTGGTAACGCAGCAGTTCCAGACTTGCTCAAGCTTCTAGAAGATACTAACTCATCTGTATTATGGAGAGTCGCACAATCATTAGGTAAGATTGGCTCTAAAGCTGCTATTCCGAGTTTACTCAAATTGCTAGGAAATACTAACTCATCTGCTCATTGGAGTATAGTAGAAGCGTTAGGTCAGATTGGCTCTGAAACTGCTATTCCGGGCTTGCTCAAACTCCTAGAAAAAGAAAAAGACTCATCTGTACGTGGGAACGTAGTAAAAGCGTTAGGTCAGATTGGCTCTGAAACTGCTATTCCGGGTTTACTCAAACTCCTAGAAAAAGAAAAAGACTCATCTGTACGTGGGAACGTAGTAAAAGCGTTAGGTCAGATTGGCTCTGAAACTGCTATTCCGGGTTTACTCAAACTCCTAGAAGAAGAAAAAAAATCATCTGTACGCGGGAACGTAGCAGCAGTGTTAGGTCAGCTTGCAAAAGAGCAGGTGGATGTGCTTTCTCCCTATCTGCCTCACCTGCTCAACCTCATCTCCACCCATTCAGGTCAAGCGGCTCAACACATTATTCTCGCTATCCAGAAGTACTGTAAATACTACAACTATGAAATCTTTCAAGCCCATTTAGCTGCGCAGAAGGGCGAGCCTAGTTATAATTCTGGCTCACATCCAATCACTTACAATATTGGGCAAATCGGCAACCTAAATACAGGCAACGTCACTATTCACGGCGATCAACTCGGAGAGTCACACCGATGA
- a CDS encoding DUF6737 family protein, with protein sequence MGHQGSEPTVWQYKPWWCQPWSIVLTGLTLITGSWWLLRMLWVTVLVAIPIGLWMVYFVLIYPKLMAQSGLLEEIASQHSAGDPDRSQD encoded by the coding sequence TTGGGTCATCAAGGTTCCGAGCCCACCGTCTGGCAGTACAAACCCTGGTGGTGCCAGCCCTGGTCGATCGTTCTAACTGGGTTGACCCTCATCACCGGCAGTTGGTGGCTGCTGAGAATGCTTTGGGTAACGGTGTTGGTGGCAATCCCGATCGGTCTATGGATGGTTTATTTTGTGCTGATTTATCCCAAGCTAATGGCCCAAAGCGGCTTGCTGGAAGAAATCGCCAGTCAACATTCTGCTGGCGACCCAGATAGGAGTCAGGATTAG
- a CDS encoding MFS transporter gives MNNPSDRPASSPQVASPQKLNLSTKLAFGAGDFGPAVTAMILISYLSPFLTDVARLNPALAGLTQLVGKIWDSVNDPMVGVLSDRTQSKQGRRYPWMMWGAVPFGLFFFLQWLVPHFSDDPASNQWGLFWYYTAISVLFNAFYTVVNLPYTALTAELTQDYDERTSLNSFRFSFSIGGSILALIISLVVSKLVPGNQGTQYLILGGICSIISILPIYWCIWGTRKQAQAAAQDDPEIGHSVSMPVLQQIKIAFSNGPFRYVVGIYLCSWLAVQLTASIIPYYVRSWMRLPQENVSLVLLAVQGTAMAMLFVWNTVSQRYGKQAVYFMGMSLWVIAQVGLFFLQPGQVTLMYLLAVMAGFGVSTAYLIPWSMLPDVIELDELNTGQRREGVFYSFIVFLQKICLGLAVNQVLQSLGAAGYVQPTDVTPFPIQPDSVLNVIRFSIAPLPFFALVIGIGLTYFYPITREKHAEILLQLHERKQRSLGEGTPTDE, from the coding sequence ATGAACAATCCTTCCGATCGCCCAGCGTCTTCACCACAGGTAGCTTCACCACAAAAGTTAAACCTCAGTACCAAACTGGCCTTCGGAGCGGGAGATTTTGGCCCTGCGGTGACGGCAATGATCCTGATTTCCTACCTATCGCCGTTTTTGACGGATGTGGCACGGTTGAATCCAGCCCTAGCGGGATTGACACAATTGGTCGGAAAAATTTGGGACTCAGTAAATGACCCCATGGTGGGCGTCCTGAGCGATCGCACCCAAAGTAAACAAGGTCGCCGTTACCCTTGGATGATGTGGGGGGCGGTACCCTTTGGGCTCTTCTTCTTTTTGCAATGGCTCGTGCCGCACTTTAGCGATGATCCCGCCAGTAATCAATGGGGTCTCTTTTGGTATTACACAGCGATTTCTGTCCTGTTTAATGCGTTCTACACAGTGGTGAACCTGCCCTATACAGCACTGACAGCGGAACTGACGCAGGATTATGATGAGCGCACGAGTTTAAATAGCTTTCGCTTTTCGTTTTCGATCGGAGGCAGCATCCTTGCATTAATCATTAGCTTAGTGGTTTCCAAGCTGGTTCCAGGGAATCAGGGAACGCAATATCTAATTTTGGGAGGGATCTGTTCGATTATTTCAATCTTGCCGATTTACTGGTGTATTTGGGGGACGCGGAAACAGGCTCAGGCAGCGGCTCAGGATGATCCGGAAATTGGTCATAGTGTTTCCATGCCAGTTTTGCAGCAAATTAAAATTGCCTTTAGCAATGGCCCTTTTCGCTATGTCGTTGGAATTTATCTCTGTTCTTGGTTAGCCGTGCAGTTAACGGCCTCAATCATTCCCTACTATGTGCGCAGTTGGATGCGGCTACCCCAGGAAAATGTCAGTTTAGTCCTGTTGGCTGTGCAGGGGACGGCCATGGCAATGCTGTTTGTCTGGAATACCGTGAGCCAACGCTATGGCAAACAGGCGGTATATTTCATGGGGATGAGTTTGTGGGTGATTGCTCAAGTTGGCCTCTTTTTCTTGCAGCCAGGACAGGTGACTCTGATGTATCTCTTGGCGGTTATGGCGGGGTTTGGGGTCTCCACTGCCTATTTAATTCCTTGGTCAATGTTGCCGGATGTGATTGAGCTGGATGAGTTAAACACAGGGCAACGGCGAGAAGGGGTTTTCTACAGTTTCATTGTGTTTTTGCAGAAGATTTGTTTGGGATTGGCGGTCAATCAGGTGTTGCAAAGTTTGGGTGCGGCGGGCTATGTGCAACCCACGGATGTGACACCGTTCCCAATTCAACCGGATTCTGTTTTAAATGTGATTCGCTTTTCAATCGCGCCTTTGCCATTCTTCGCATTGGTGATCGGCATTGGATTGACCTATTTCTATCCGATCACTCGCGAGAAACATGCCGAGATTTTGTTGCAATTGCATGAACGCAAGCAGCGATCGTTGGGAGAAGGAACTCCAACCGATGAGTAA
- a CDS encoding HEAT repeat domain-containing protein: protein MLKQTQLQRFSILGFNLLLAIGCSPIIHPASVTAQSTHPSKPQLTVHPTQKSPQNITQKIQRLIQDLKKQKSDLTEVSEKLAAIGQPAIPYLIPLLTDSAPNLRFSAVYILGQMGTMAQSTVPQLVPLLKDSDRDVRRGTADALGSMGNAAKLALPEILTLLQDPDSDRRITGLYALGQVHLILKTSDRDLQSVLPHLISLLQDTDLVVSLGSAQVLGSLGESAKPALPKILPLLKHANPGIRINTLYTLEWLGKPAKSAIPQITSLLKDTNPEVRDRAAATLKHLRN from the coding sequence ATGCTGAAACAGACTCAACTACAACGCTTCTCAATCCTTGGATTTAATCTACTGCTTGCGATCGGATGCAGTCCCATCATCCATCCCGCCTCTGTTACCGCTCAATCCACCCACCCCAGCAAGCCACAACTCACTGTCCATCCCACCCAAAAAAGTCCCCAAAACATTACCCAAAAAATTCAGCGATTAATTCAAGACTTAAAAAAACAGAAAAGTGATCTGACCGAAGTCAGTGAAAAATTAGCCGCGATCGGTCAACCCGCCATCCCCTATCTCATTCCCTTACTCACAGATTCTGCACCCAACCTTCGGTTTTCTGCCGTCTATATCCTCGGCCAAATGGGAACCATGGCCCAATCCACAGTGCCCCAGTTAGTACCCTTGTTGAAAGACTCCGATCGTGACGTTCGCCGGGGCACCGCAGACGCCTTAGGGTCGATGGGAAACGCAGCCAAATTGGCGCTGCCAGAAATTCTGACCTTGCTGCAAGACCCAGATAGCGATCGACGCATAACCGGACTCTATGCCCTCGGCCAAGTTCACCTCATCCTCAAAACCAGCGATCGTGACCTCCAGTCCGTCCTCCCCCACCTCATCTCCCTCCTGCAAGATACTGATCTCGTCGTTAGCCTTGGCTCTGCCCAAGTTCTGGGTAGCCTTGGGGAATCCGCCAAACCCGCCCTACCCAAAATCCTGCCCTTGCTAAAACATGCCAACCCCGGCATCCGCATCAATACCCTCTACACCTTGGAGTGGTTAGGCAAACCCGCCAAATCTGCCATCCCTCAGATCACCTCCCTGCTCAAAGACACCAACCCAGAAGTCCGCGATCGGGCTGCCGCCACCCTCAAACACCTCAGAAATTAA
- a CDS encoding phosphoribosyltransferase yields MADLYVTWDEYHQKIEQLAAQIYQSGWEFNQILCLAKGGLRVGDILARIYDVPLAILATSSYRGEGGRSRGTLVFSRDLTMTTPNLGSHILLVDDLVDSGITLKKTLPWLQCNYGFYVEEVRTAVIWYKACSIVAPDYYVDYLPDNPWIHQPFERYEIMDPQDCLAASGTNSAPNAAP; encoded by the coding sequence ATGGCAGACCTCTACGTCACTTGGGATGAATATCATCAAAAAATTGAGCAACTGGCCGCACAGATTTACCAATCCGGTTGGGAGTTCAATCAAATCCTCTGCCTTGCTAAGGGGGGGCTGCGGGTCGGCGATATCCTGGCTCGCATTTACGATGTGCCCCTTGCTATTTTGGCAACATCCTCCTACCGGGGGGAAGGGGGTCGCAGCCGAGGGACACTTGTTTTTTCCCGCGATCTCACCATGACCACGCCCAATCTGGGCAGTCATATTCTCCTAGTCGATGATCTGGTGGATTCCGGCATCACGCTGAAAAAGACGCTGCCCTGGCTACAGTGCAATTATGGATTTTATGTGGAGGAAGTTCGGACAGCCGTGATTTGGTACAAAGCCTGTTCGATCGTCGCCCCAGACTACTACGTCGATTACTTGCCGGATAACCCCTGGATTCACCAACCCTTTGAACGCTATGAAATAATGGATCCTCAGGATTGCCTAGCAGCCTCTGGGACGAATTCCGCGCCCAATGCTGCCCCTTAG
- a CDS encoding type II toxin-antitoxin system RelE/ParE family toxin, protein MADEQGGWRYVVLKPAQKYLERMQPDEQLRIVEALDTLLTAPEMLDIKPLKGRPELRLRVGKYRVLFIEDQEAHTYVVTVIGARGDVYK, encoded by the coding sequence GTGGCTGATGAACAGGGTGGGTGGCGGTATGTTGTCTTGAAGCCTGCCCAAAAATATCTGGAACGTATGCAGCCTGATGAGCAATTGCGGATTGTGGAAGCTTTGGATACATTACTTACTGCGCCAGAAATGCTTGATATTAAGCCACTGAAGGGGCGTCCTGAACTTCGTTTGCGAGTGGGCAAGTATCGGGTGCTGTTTATTGAAGACCAAGAAGCTCACACCTATGTGGTTACTGTCATTGGTGCTCGCGGTGATGTTTACAAGTAG